In Ischnura elegans chromosome 9, ioIscEleg1.1, whole genome shotgun sequence, the following proteins share a genomic window:
- the LOC124165793 gene encoding protein lethal(2)essential for life-like produces the protein MSLVRSILADPWYECRTPSMLFDQDFGLGLALSDLVQPITDRTLAGYLRPWRLLAAQNSGTSSVRLDKDGFNAVIDVQQFAPEEIFVKTVGDQVVVEAKHEEKRDEHGFVSRHFVRRYDLPKGILPENVTSTLSSDGILTISAPKAQSAQEGVRVVPITATGVPAVKNVKEPPKNDPDTEEHKAEKPKSQTALVEFEKPKE, from the exons ATGTCTCTGGTTCGATCTATTCTGGCTGATCCTTGGTACGAATGCCGAACACCTTCGATGCTCTTCGATCAAGACTTCGGCCTCGGGTTGGCGTTGAGCGATTTGGTTCAGCCCATCACGGACCGCACCCTCGCCGGCTACCTCCGTCCATGGAGGCTGTTGGCCGCCCAGAACAGCGGCACGTCCAGCGTCCGACTCGATAAGGACGGGTTCAATGCTGTCATCGACGTGCAGCAGTTCGCGCCCGAGGAGATTTTCGTGAAGACGGTGGGCGATCAAGTGGTGGTGGAGGCGAAGCACGAGGAGAAGCGAGACGAGCACGGCTTCGTGTCCAGGCACTTCGTCCGACGCTACGACCTCCCCAAGGGAATCCTCCCCGAGAACGTCACCTCCACGCTCTCCTCCGACGGAATCCTCACCATCTCCGCACCCAAA GCTCAATCCGCACAGGAGGGCGTACGCGTCGTGCCCATCACCGCAACCGGTGTTCCCGCCGTGAAGAACGTCAAGGAGCCGCCGAAGAACGACCCCGACACCGAAGAGCACAAGGCCGAGAAACCAAAGTCGCAAACTGCCCTCGTGGAATTTGAGAAGCCCAAAGAATGA
- the LOC124165807 gene encoding heat shock protein 23-like, which produces MAYLAYSLVDPLDSLHRSLSQLERAMSLAAPLAACTRPEPKVAYYRPWRHVSGQHSGMSNVSLDKEGFQIKLDVQQFAPEEISVKTVDDHIVVEGKHEEKEDEHGFVYRHFVRRYAIPEGVKADAMTSSLSSDGVLTICAPKLEAIKGGNERVINIVQTGMPARKAVEGSEKQPVEGK; this is translated from the exons ATGGCCTACCTTGCTTACTCTCTGGTGGATCCCTTGGACTCTCTTCATCGCTCACTGAGTCAACTCGAGCGAGCCATGTCCCTTGCGGCACCCCTGGCTGCGTGCACGAGGCCGGAACCAAAGGTAGCATATTATCGGCCCTGGAGGCATGTTTCGGGGCAGCATAGTGGCATGTCCAACGTATCCCTGGACAAGGAGGGATTCCAAATCAAGTTGGATGTGCAGCAGTTTGCGCCGGAAGAAATCTCGGTGAAGACGGTGGACGACCACATCGTCGTCGAGGGAAAGCACGAGGAGAAGGAGGATGAGCATGGCTTCGTGTACCGTCATTTTGTGAGGCGGTATGCGATTCCAGAGGGCGTGAAAGCAGACGCAATGACGTCTTCACTTTCATCTGACGGCGTTCTCACTATCTGCGCTCCTAAG TTGGAGGCCATCAAAGGAGGCAACGAGCGTGTAATCAACATTGTGCAAACCGGAATGCCCGCGAGGAAAGCAGTCGAAGGATCGGAGAAGCAGCCTGTGGAGGGGAAATAG